The sequence below is a genomic window from bacterium.
ACGACGGTCAGCAGCGCGGCCTTCTCGCTTGCGACCGATCTTGTGACCGGCGGCGGTGGCTTCGATACCATGGTTGCCATCACACAGCCTGACATCGGCGTTGGATACGGTCTTGGCACCGACGGTGTGGAGGGCGCATTCGACAACCTGAAATACCAGTCGACCGTGCAGGTTTCGTACGACGATGCAGCAGGTGCACCCGCCGCCGCAGTCGGCACCAGCCATGCCGGATCGGACGCCGTGGAAGTGCGATTCCCGTTGTCGGATCTCGGCAACCCGGACATCCACGCGATGCGTTTCGCGGCGGTGACGCTGAGCGATTCCGGCTACTCGAGCCCAAACACGTTGCCGGAAAACGCAGGCGATTCGTTCGAGGCAACCCCCAACGCACAAGTGCTCGATGCTCTTGCGCAGATTCCTGCCGCCGCGGATATCGTGATCAACGAAGTCTTCGTCGGCGACTCCGACTGGGTCGAGCTCTACAACGGCACCGGCGCCGCGGTGGACATTAGCGGTTGGTCCCTACGCGTCACCGACCAGGCAGGCGTGACGACGTACTACTTCATTCCACCAGGCACGACGATCGCTGACGGAGCGTACCTCGTCCTGTCCGACGATGGCATGTTCACCCCGCAGGTTCCGCCGGCCGGCGAATTGGCTGTTGGGTTCAACATTCCGTGGGATGAATCGCGCGGCGGCGCGGTTGCCTTGCTCGATCTGTTTGGAGTCGGTGTCGACTATGTTGTGTGGCGCGATGCGGACGACGAACCGTCGAGTGATTTCGGTTCCGCGCCGTACGGCACTGCATTCGCCGGAACCATTGCCGGGCCCACCAGCAGCACGTTCGGCCACAGCCTGGCGCGCGACGCGAGTTCGACGGACACCGATGCCGCGTCGGATTGGGATGCGCTCAGCGGTGTCGACGCGATCTTCCCGACGCGGGGGGCGCAGAACAGCACTCCGCCGATCGATTCGAATGGGTGGTTGTTGTACTAAGTCAGGACGACATCAGTATCTCGCGTTGACATCGATGCGATTCGGGATGGGTTTGCCGGCGGCTGCCGCGTTGAGAAGTTCCGCCAACGCGTTCAGCCGCCGGTCCATATCTTCGCCGGTCAAGCCGCCGCGATGTGGGCTGAGGACAACGTTGTCGAGTTCGTGAAAGACAAATCGCGATGGACGATTCGATGATTCGCCGCTCATCAGGTTGCTTGGGTACTGCCACCAGACGTCGAGTCCCGCCGCATCGATGCGTTTGTCGCGCAGCGCGTTAAAGAACGCTTCCTCGTCGATCACTGGGCCGCGGCCGACGTTCACGACAATGGATGGCGACTGCAGTTGCGCCAGTTCGCGTTCGCCAATCAAGCCGATGCTCTCCGGCGTTTCCGGCAGACAGACAACCAGGACGTTTGCGCCATCGAGCGCTTTGTCCAGATCGGCCACGGCGTGGACCGGAACGCCATCGACTTCGTCCGACGACTTTCTTCGCACGCCGCGGACAGTCATCCCGAGCGCACGGCAAACGTTCCCCACACGTTGCCCGATCGAGCCGTAGCCGAGAATCACCGCAGTCTTGCCCTCCAGGCAGATCGCAGAGTGATCGGCCCACATGCGCGCGGGCCAGCCATTGGCGCGGAAGTCCCGATCGCGCGACATCAACGCCTTGGCAGCGGACATCAGGAGCGCCACCGCCATCTCTGCCGTCGCGGACGCATTGTGGTGAAGATTGTGAGCCGTTAAATGGGGACGGAGTTGCAACTGTTGCGTCAGGCGCTCCGGCGGACCGGCCCAGGGGATGATCACGGCACGCAGCGATGGAACGTCCAGCGCTTCGTCTCTGATCCGACCACCGATGGCGATCTCGTAGTCTTCGGGTGGATCGCCCATCGAGAGCTGGATCCCATCGCTGATGCGCCCTTGCAGATCGCGAAACTCGTCGTCTTCGATGTGGAACATCACATGAACGCGCATTGCTTTACCCCTGGTGTCCGGTTCATCGAATCCGCCAGTGCGGACAGGATGAGGACCCTATCACGGTGCGCCTGCTGTTCAAGCCGGGATTACTTGTGGGCTGCTTTGAACGCCTGCTCCAAGTCCGCGATCAGGTCCTCGACATTCTCGATGCCAACGGAGAAGCGGAGCAGGTTTCGTTCCGTTGTGGATTCGGGCCCCTCGGCCGACGCGCGATGCTCCATCAGGGACTCTACGCCGCCAAGGCTGGTTGCGTTCGCAATGATGTGCGTGCGGCGCGCGATGTCCTTCGCCACCGCTTCGCCGGCGGCCACCAGAAACGAAACGACGCCGCCGAAGTCTCGCATCTGGCGCGCTGCCAGTTCGTGGCCGGGATGATCGGGAAGTCCCGGATAGAAGACACGCTCAACCTCGGGACGGCCGATCAACCATCCGGCAATCGCCTTTGCATTCTTGCAGTGCTGCGCCATCCGCAGCGGCATCGTCATCAGCCCGCGCCGCGCGAGCCAGCAATCGTGAGGCGATGGAACTCCACCGCCCGCGATCTGAATCTGCCGAATGCGATCGAGGAGTTCGCCCTCTTGCGGAATAACGATCAGACCAAGCAGCACATCGCTGTGGCCGCCAATGTACTTCGTCGCGGAGTGCATGATCAGATCGGCACCGAGTTCGAAGGGGCTTTGCAGCAATGGCGTCGCGAACGTGTTGTCGGCGGTCATGATTGCACCGGCTTCATGAGCGACTTCCGCCAGCGTCGCGAGGTCCGAAATCCGAAGGCACGGATTCGACGGTGTCTCCACCCAGAGCATTGCCGTCTCCGCGCGCACGCGGCTGCGCACGAAGTCGACGTTCGTCATGTCGACCTCTTCGATATCGAGACGATCGTGGAAGAGCTGCTTCAGGGTCGAGCGTGTGCCGAAGTACATGTCCTGCGGCACGAGGACATGCTTGCCCACGGGCAGCATCGAGAATACCGCTGCGATCGCGGCCGTTCCGGAGCCAAACGCGACGGACGCCGCGGCATTTTCCAGTTCGGCGACAGCGACTTCGAGCGCGTGGCGATTCGGATTACCCATGCGCGTGTATCGCGGCCGATCGGGCGCATCCTCGGGTGGATGCTCGAAGATCGTGGACAAGTGAATCGGCTGCGTCACCGCGCCGGTGGTCTTGTCCATGGCGATGCCCGAATGTACGCATCGTGTGCGATTGCCGTGGGGGAGAGGCTTGTCGGTCATGTTCGGCTCCAGACTCAATAATCCCTGATGTGATTGGGGCGCAGGCGAAGAGTCAAGTGTTGTGAGCGCTGATCCGGCGAGCGCCAGCAAACAAAGAAGCGGAAGGCTGATCGCCTTCCGCTTCTCTCATCTTGCTTCGATGTTTCCCGCTGTCGGTCAATCTTCCCACTCGCCGGTTTCGAGGTACTCGTGGATTGCGCGAGCGGCGGTGCGGCCGTCGCCCATGGCGAGAATTACGGTGGCCGCGCCGCGGCTGACATCGCCGCCGGCGAACACGCCCTTCTTCGATGTGCGCATTGTGCCTTCCTGGAACTGCACGGTGCCGCGCTTCGAAACGTCGATGTCCGGCGTTGTGCGCGGGATCAACGGGTTCGGCGCGTTGCCGATCGCAATGACCACAGTCTGCAGCGGAACCACGTGCTCGCTGCCTTCAATGGGCACCGGGCGGCGGCGTCCGGAATCGTCCGGCTCGCCGAGTTCCATCTTCATGCACTTCAGGCCCGTCACCCAACCATCGTCTCCGGCTTCGATTTCCATCGGGTTCGTCAGCAGCATGAATTCGACGCCTTCTTCCTCGGCGTGATGGATTTCCTCAACGCGCGCGGGCAGCTCTTCCATGCCGCGGCGATAGACGATGAGGGAACGCTCGGCGCCCAGGCGCAGCGCCGTGCGCGCGGAGTCCATGGCCACGTTGCCGCCGCCGATCGTCGCCACCGTCTTCAGATTCTGGATCGGCGTGTCGTGCGTGGGGAATTCATAGGCCTTCATCAGGTTTGTGCGGGTCAGGAACTCGTTGGCGGAATATACGCCCAGCGCGTTCTCGCCCGGAATGCCGAGGAACCACGGCAGGCCTGCACCGGTCGCGATGAACACCGCATCGTAGCCCTGCTCATCAAGCAACTCATCCACCGTATCGGTCATGCCGATGATCTGGTTGCAGCGAATCTCGACGCCCATCTTCTTCACGAGCTCGACTTCGGCTTCGACGATGTCCTTCGGCAGGCGGAATTCGGGAATGCCGTAAATCATCACGCCGCCGGGCTTCTGAAGCGCCTCATAAATGATAACCTTGTGCCCAAAACGGGCCAGGTCCGCCGCGGCGGTCAGGCCGGCGGGGCCGGAGCCGACGATGGCGACCTTCTTGCCGGTTGGCTCGGCCACTTCCGGAACCTTCACCTCGCCCTCGTTCCGTTCCCAGTCGCCGATGAAGCGCTCGAGACGGCCGATTGCGATCGGTTCGCCCTTCTTGCCAATGACGCAGAGCTCTTCGCACTGCGTTTCCTGCGGGCAAACGCGTCCGCAGATAGCGGGAAGCAGATTGGTTTCTTTCATCGTGCGCGCGGCGGCGCTGAAGTCGCCATCGGCGATCTCCGAGAGGAACTTCGGAATGTTATTTTCCACGGGACAGCCGACGACGCACTTCGGGCGGCCGCAGGCCAGGCAGCGCGTGGCTTCAGCCACGGCTTCTTCCACGCTGTAGCCGGTGGAGACTTCGTCGAAGTCGCGGGCGCGTTCCTTCGCGTCACGTTCGCGCATCGGCATGCGCGGCGTGTTCATCTTCTCCTTCGTCGTCATTTCCTTCCGGGCTACCGGTTTCTTGTCGCTCATTTAGCCTTCTCCAGATTGCAAACGTGGGATTTCTGAAAACGATCCAACGCCTCCCGCTCCTGCTGCTTGTACATGGCCTGGCGGCGAACCAGCAGGTCGAAGTTGACCAGGTGGCCGTCGAATTCCGGACCGTCGACGCAGGCGAACTTGGATTCGCCGCCGACTTCGACGCGACAACCGCCGCACATGCCTGTTCCGTCTACCATGATCGGGTTCAGGCTGACCAGTGTCTTGATTTCGTACGGCCGCGTGACTTCGCACACAACCTTCATCATGATCGCCGGGCCGATGGCGACGCACTCGGCGATCTCGCGGCCCGCATCGATCAGTTCCTGCAGCGCCTGACTGACGAAGCCCTTGCGGCCCTTCGAGCCGTCATCGGTACAGATGATCAGTTCGCTGGCGATCGCGCTCATTTCCTCTTCCATGATCAGCATCTCGTCATTCCGCGCGCCCAGGATGCAGATCACTTCATTGCCGGCTGCCTTGAAGGCCTGCGCAATCGGGTGCAGCGGGGCGATTCCGATGCCGCCGCCCACGCAAACCACCGTGCCGACCTTGCCGATGTGAGTCGGTGTGCCGAGCGGACCGACAACGTCCTTGAACTCGTCGCCCACGGACATGGCTGCCATCTCGGCCGTCGTCTTGCCCACTTCCTGGACCACCAGGGTAATGGAGCCGCGCTCGGCATCGGCGTCGGCAATGGTCAGGGGGATGCGCTCGCCGTCGGGGCTCGGGCAAACCAGCACAAACTGGCCGGCCTTACGCTTCTTGGCGATCTTCGGAACCTCGACCACGTACTTGGTGACCTTCGGTGCGAGGGTCTTTTTTTCCAGGATCTTGGGCATTCGTTTTCTTCTCCTCTCCGATATTGAGGAATGTCTACATAGACATATCGGAGTAGTATTGTCTTCTTTCGGAAGGCCTAGTGGAGCTCTGCGCCCATGTCAAGCGGCGCGCGAAAGAAGAACACCTGTAGTAATGAAATTCAGAGAACTTCAAAACCAGACCGTTTTGGTCCCCTATTGGAACCCCGGCAAATCGGGGCGGAGGATATGTACTCGGAGGTGGCGGTCGCTGCACTCCTTTTTTTGAGGTGTCGGAGGTCGTGCGTACCTCTTCGCCCCCTTCGGGGACGGGCGACCCATCTGCGCCAACCCCCGGGTTCCCTCCCGTTGGTCGGTCACCCGGGGCCATTCAGCTTTGCCCCCCTGCCGGGGGACATCATGCGAATCCCCACTAATCAGTTGGGCGAAGCCAACAGGATTTCGATCCCGGTATGCGTCGATGGATTCGTTGAGCCCGCCCATCGATCAGTTGAGCGACTGTTGTACGGCCTCCGCAGGACTCCTCCGAAGGAGGATCAGTTGAATAGCCCCGGGCGACCCGCTTGTCCGCCGAAGCGCAAAGCGCGCAGGTGGACGGGAGCCCGGGGAAGAAGATCGACCTCATCCCGGTCCCCGGAGGGGGCCAACACGACCAAGGGCGACTTGAGTGCTCGCGCTCAGCGAAGCGGTGCTCGTAATCGAAATCGATCCGCACCATCCCCCCGCGATTTCTCGGGAATGGCCCCCCTTTTCTCCTAGCGGCCTCCGCCCGAACCTCCCAATACTCCCTATGACGCACCGTCCGGAAATGCCGGGTGCAAGGAGGACTGACGTGGGAAACATGGAGCTGAACGCAGTCGTGACCCAACGGCACACGCTTGCTCCGGGGCTGATGATCATGCGCGTGGCACCCGACGGGTGGGAGCTGCCGGAGTTTCAGCCGGGGCAATTCGCCGTTCTTGGCCTGCCGCCGACCGCTCCGAAGTGCGAGGAATCGGACACTGCAGATCCGGACCTCAAGCCGGACCGCCTGATCCGCCGGGCGTACTCGATCGCCTCCTCCTCCAAATCACGTCAGTACGTGGAATTCTTCGTTGTCCTCGTGAAGTCCGGCGCCCTGACCCCGCGGCTGTTTGCGCTGGAACCAGGCGACAAGGTCTTCCTCGCACCGAAAATTACTGGAATGTTCACGCTACAGGACTTGCCGGACGGCAAGAACGTCATTCTGGTCAGCACCGGTACGGGCCTGGCGCCCTACATGAGCATGCTGCGGACGTACCTGGCCCAGCACCACTGGGAGCGCGTCGCGACCCTCCACGGTGCGCGGCATTCGTGGGACCTGGCCTACACGGCGGAATTGGACACGATGGCGGCCCTGGCGCCGAACTTCACCTACATCCCTATCATCAGTCGCCCGAGGGACGAGGCGATCCCGTGGGAAGGCTGGTCCGGCTATGTCCAGGATCTCTGGACGAACGGGGTGATCGAGAAGCAGTGGGGATTCAAGCCCGAGCCGGAGAACACACACGTCTTCCTGTGCGGCAACCCGGCAATGATCGACACGATGGTGAAGGTTCTAGAAGGCGAAGGGTTCAACGAGCACACCCGCAAGGGACCCGGCAACATTCACCTGGAGCGGTACTGGTAGGGGAGACGCCTGTTTGAGGTGGCTTGGACATCCTTGTCCAAGCGCATTCCCGAGCGCTTAGCCCTCATCCCACTCGAAGAGCTCTTCCTGATCGGCGGTGCGCCACTTGGGCTCCAGCGCCCAGGCGTATTCGACGATTTGGCGGGCAGCCTCGATGTCGGCATTGGCGAAGGCGCGCTGGGCCAGGCGGCGCAGGGCGAAGAGGCGGCGGGCTCGCAGGCGGGCGCGTTCGGCGCAGCCGACTTCCTCGATCGGCCAGAGCTGCCAGCCGGGCCGGGTGTAGCCGAGCCATGGGGCTTCGTCGCCGTTGCCCGGGCAATTGCTGGCGGCGACCAGGAGAATTTC
It includes:
- a CDS encoding hydroxyacid dehydrogenase codes for the protein MRVHVMFHIEDDEFRDLQGRISDGIQLSMGDPPEDYEIAIGGRIRDEALDVPSLRAVIIPWAGPPERLTQQLQLRPHLTAHNLHHNASATAEMAVALLMSAAKALMSRDRDFRANGWPARMWADHSAICLEGKTAVILGYGSIGQRVGNVCRALGMTVRGVRRKSSDEVDGVPVHAVADLDKALDGANVLVVCLPETPESIGLIGERELAQLQSPSIVVNVGRGPVIDEEAFFNALRDKRIDAAGLDVWWQYPSNLMSGESSNRPSRFVFHELDNVVLSPHRGGLTGEDMDRRLNALAELLNAAAAGKPIPNRIDVNARY
- a CDS encoding PLP-dependent transferase produces the protein MTDKPLPHGNRTRCVHSGIAMDKTTGAVTQPIHLSTIFEHPPEDAPDRPRYTRMGNPNRHALEVAVAELENAAASVAFGSGTAAIAAVFSMLPVGKHVLVPQDMYFGTRSTLKQLFHDRLDIEEVDMTNVDFVRSRVRAETAMLWVETPSNPCLRISDLATLAEVAHEAGAIMTADNTFATPLLQSPFELGADLIMHSATKYIGGHSDVLLGLIVIPQEGELLDRIRQIQIAGGGVPSPHDCWLARRGLMTMPLRMAQHCKNAKAIAGWLIGRPEVERVFYPGLPDHPGHELAARQMRDFGGVVSFLVAAGEAVAKDIARRTHIIANATSLGGVESLMEHRASAEGPESTTERNLLRFSVGIENVEDLIADLEQAFKAAHK
- the gltA gene encoding NADPH-dependent glutamate synthase, which translates into the protein MSDKKPVARKEMTTKEKMNTPRMPMRERDAKERARDFDEVSTGYSVEEAVAEATRCLACGRPKCVVGCPVENNIPKFLSEIADGDFSAAARTMKETNLLPAICGRVCPQETQCEELCVIGKKGEPIAIGRLERFIGDWERNEGEVKVPEVAEPTGKKVAIVGSGPAGLTAAADLARFGHKVIIYEALQKPGGVMIYGIPEFRLPKDIVEAEVELVKKMGVEIRCNQIIGMTDTVDELLDEQGYDAVFIATGAGLPWFLGIPGENALGVYSANEFLTRTNLMKAYEFPTHDTPIQNLKTVATIGGGNVAMDSARTALRLGAERSLIVYRRGMEELPARVEEIHHAEEEGVEFMLLTNPMEIEAGDDGWVTGLKCMKMELGEPDDSGRRRPVPIEGSEHVVPLQTVVIAIGNAPNPLIPRTTPDIDVSKRGTVQFQEGTMRTSKKGVFAGGDVSRGAATVILAMGDGRTAARAIHEYLETGEWED
- a CDS encoding sulfide/dihydroorotate dehydrogenase-like FAD/NAD-binding protein, encoding MPKILEKKTLAPKVTKYVVEVPKIAKKRKAGQFVLVCPSPDGERIPLTIADADAERGSITLVVQEVGKTTAEMAAMSVGDEFKDVVGPLGTPTHIGKVGTVVCVGGGIGIAPLHPIAQAFKAAGNEVICILGARNDEMLIMEEEMSAIASELIICTDDGSKGRKGFVSQALQELIDAGREIAECVAIGPAIMMKVVCEVTRPYEIKTLVSLNPIMVDGTGMCGGCRVEVGGESKFACVDGPEFDGHLVNFDLLVRRQAMYKQQEREALDRFQKSHVCNLEKAK
- a CDS encoding ferredoxin--NADP reductase, giving the protein MGNMELNAVVTQRHTLAPGLMIMRVAPDGWELPEFQPGQFAVLGLPPTAPKCEESDTADPDLKPDRLIRRAYSIASSSKSRQYVEFFVVLVKSGALTPRLFALEPGDKVFLAPKITGMFTLQDLPDGKNVILVSTGTGLAPYMSMLRTYLAQHHWERVATLHGARHSWDLAYTAELDTMAALAPNFTYIPIISRPRDEAIPWEGWSGYVQDLWTNGVIEKQWGFKPEPENTHVFLCGNPAMIDTMVKVLEGEGFNEHTRKGPGNIHLERYW